The segment ACGTCCTCTCTCCTTCTTCAGAATTCGTCAGCGATGATGTCTTCCGGCTGGACGCCGAACTCGTGGCGGAGCATCTCTCGCGTGGCGTGGATCATGACGGGTGGGCCGCACAGGTAGTAGCGCGGCGAGGCCGGCGAGGCGTGACGCGTCAGCCATTCGCGACGCATCACGTCGTGGATGAGGCCGGTCGGGCCGTTCCACCCATCCTCGTCGAGCGGCGCCGACAGTGCGACGTGGAATCGGAAGTTCGGGAAGCGCACCTCGATGTCGCGGAAGTAGTCCTCGTAGAACACCTCCTGCCGTGAACGCGCGCCGTACCAGTACGTGACGCGGCGGCCCGTGCGGGCGACGTCGAAGAGGTGCGACAGGTGCGACCGAATCGGGGCCATCCCCGCACCGCCACCCACATACACCAACTCCCGCTCATCGTCTCGGAGCGTGAAGTCGCCGAAGGGTCCGCTCCCCGTGACGATGTCGCCGGGTTTCAGGTGCCAGACCCATGACGACCCGGCGCCCGCGTCGCAATCGAGGCCCGTCGGCGGCGTCGCGATGCGGACGTTGAAGCGGAGTTCGCGCGGCGATGCGCCTGGTGCTGTCGCAATCGAGTAGTTGCGGCGCAGATCGAGCGCGTTGCTCGTCCGCAAATCGAACAGGTGATGCGCGCGCCACACGGACGCGTACGGTTCGTCGACGGCAATGTCGGCGAAGCGCAGCGTGCCGTACGCGGGCACGTGCAGCTGCATGTACTGCCCGGGCGAATACGCGGGCACGCCATCGACGGGTTCGAGCACCAGCTCCTTGATGAACGTCGCGACGCTGCGGTTGCCAGTCACACGGAACTGGAAAGCGTTGGCTGTCGCATCAGCGCCGCGAGCTCGCGACGCGTCGAGCAGGATGCGGCCACTTTCCTCGCGCACCGGATGCGTCCGCAGCGCGACGCACACTGGCAGACGTCGCGGCTCGCCGCTGACGATGTCGAAGCGGCCGTTGTGTTTCGGACACTCGATGGTGGTGCCGAACACGAGACCGTCGGCCAGGTGCGTGTTGCCGTGCGTACACGTGCCGTCGGTGGCGTACACGCAACCGTCAGCGGTGCGGTAGACAGCGTACGTGTGTCCATCGTGGTCCACGCGCACCACGTCTTCAGTGTGGAGCGTGGCGCTCGTACACACGTCGAGCCAGCCATCGCCGGCGATCGACGGCGTGATGGCGGCGGCCGTCGGGCGCGTGCCGACGGGACGCGCGGCAGGCGGTAACTTGCGCCGCACGTACCAGCCCGGTTCTCGCACCTGCCGGAACAGCGCGGGAATGATCTCGCGATAGGCGGCAGTGAGGCTCGGATACGGTTCCGGACAGTCGTCCTTCACGACCGCATGCAGTCGCGGCAACTGGTGGTACGGCACCATCGGGAACATGTGATGTTCCGTGTGGTAGTTCATGTTCCAGTACAGGAACCTGTGCACCGCGTTCATGCGGATCGTGCGGCAGTTGAGGCGGTGGTCGAGCACGTTCTCGGCGAGCGCGGCGTGCTGCGTGAGGCCGTACACCGTCATCATCCACGCGCCGTACAGGTTCGGTCCGAGCACGAAGACCAGCGGCAGCCACGTGCCGTACCACACGCACAGGCCGAGGATCGTGAGTTGGATCGCTGCGTAGATGCGCGCGCGGAGGAACACCTTCGGGTATTCCGACGGCGGGATGAACGTCGCTTCGTCCGGCGTGACCCGGCCGACGCAGTGCAGCGCGATGTTGGTGACGTAGCGCCTCCACGCCTTGTGGTTGAACGCCTTGAGGACGATGCCGGGGATGTCGGGCGGACGCGGCACGGCGATCTCGGGGTCGCGACCGACGATGATGGTATCGCTGTGGTGACGGGCGTGGCTCCATCGCCAGGGGACCGACTCGCGCAGGACCATGAACGACGCGACTTCGTAGAGCGCGTTGTTCAGCCAGTCGGTGCGGAATGCAGTGCCGTGTCCCGCTTCGTGCCAGCGCGCATCTGACGCCGATGCGTACAGCACGCCGTACACCATCATGGGCAGCACGGCCCACCACGAGCCCCACAGTCGCCACGTGAGGTAGCCGCTCACGCCGATGAGCGCGAAGTAGAGGATGGTGTCGCGGATGGCCGGCCCGTCGCGCCGCTCAAGCAATTCGCGCATGACGTCGCGCGGGACGGGCGACGTATACCAGTCGGCTTCGGCCAGCCCGCGATCGACCGCAAGCGCCGCCTCGCGGCCGACGAGACTGTAATCCTTGCGACGCGCCTCCTCGGCGCCGACAACCGTCGCGCTTGGCATGAGGGACACAGTATGACCGGCAACCGGCAACCGGCAACCGGCACCCGGGCACCGACAAGGGCAAAGACGAAAGACTTGATGGAGCGAACTGGTTTCAACCCGTTCGTCAGCCACGACGCTGTGGCGCGCCAGGCAACCGAGAAGGCGACGCCGGGAATGCCGCGATGCCCGGAATGCCAGTCGTCGGGGCCGGGCTCGGAGAGCCGGCCCTACCCCTGCGGCGATATAGGGTAGGGTCGGCCCTCCGGGCCCGACCGCAGCGTGACGAGACGAGTGTTCGGCCAACCCGCCTGTAGTACGATCAGCAGCTCACCACGGGGCGTAGCTCAGCCTGGTAGAGCGCTCGCTTTGGGAGCGAGAAGTCGCAGGTTCGAATCCTGTCGCCCCGACCAGCCTCGCGTTGCTCGGCTCGTCGGAGCGACAGCCTTCAGGCATCGCGCGCAGCCTTCGGCCGCGCGCTCAGGCTCGAATCCTGTCCCCTCACGACCAGCTTCACGTGCCTCGGCTCGTCGGAGCGACAGCCTTCAGGCATCGCGCACCCATCGGATCAAGTCCATACTGCGGTGATGGAACTGTGGTGGCGCGGGTCGATTCATCCGCTTGAAGTTGCCATCGTCCTTTGCCTCGTGGCTGTCGTCGCGTGGCTCGTGTACCGAGTGGCCGTATGGGCGAGGCACGTCGAGCGCCGATAGAGAGCGGAGTCTGCGTTGGTGTGCGTCGCCGACGCACGAGGAGTGTGCGCATGGCCCTCTGCCTCCAGACGCTTGTCATCGTTGCGATCGCAGCCTCGGCAACTGCGGGCTGGGCGCAAGTCGTCGACCAGACACACGGCAAGCCGGTCAAGACGTCGCGGGAGTACATTTGCCATGGTGCGCCTGACACGTGGGAGTCCCTGATCGAGGCGTCCGACGTGATCGCCGTCGTGAAGGTCGCCTCGAGCGTGGCTGGTGAAGTCGCGTATCTGGGCCCCAACTTCAAGTCGGTGGTGACGGCACATGCCGTGACCGTGCAGCGCGTCGTCGTGTCCAACGGTACTCGCGCGCTTCCCGAGAGTGGCCAACTGCTCGTCCTGGTCCCTGGCGGCACGGTCGACAGAGGTGACCATCTCGAGCGAGTGGTGGTCAATGAAGGGGAACCGTGGCAGGTCGGAAACACGTTCCTCGTCGCCCTGCTGTGGGAGGACAGCTTTTCGGCGTGGCGGCCCGCCGCCTTCTTCGACACCACATTCCGGATGCTGCCGGATGGGACGCTGCACAGCACCCGCAACGGGCCGCTGGCTCGCGCGGCGAACAAGGCGACGCAGGCCGAGATTCTGAGCAGGTTGAGCGGAGAACCCGACACGACTGTGCCGAGGTGATCGCACTCGGGCAAGTACATCGTCTGGCCCTCACGGCATATCTGGCCCCGATGGATGCGTGAGCACCGGGCGACCCAACGGATGGTGGCGATACAATCGCGGAGTGATCACGCGGGGAATCAAGGAATTCGTGGCCAGGGACTGGCAGGCGGCGCGCGATCGCAAGGACGCCTACTGGGGCGAACGTATCGCTCGCCTGGGGCCACTCGAAGCGTTTCGTATCGCCGATCAATTGCGTCGACAGGCGATGCACCACGATCCAGCATGGCCGGACGCCGCGCTCCGCCAGACGGACCTCCTTGCCCACGCGCGCCTGGCCGAGTGTTTTCGCCGTGCCTGTCCAACCCGCCGCACTTGAGCTCCTGGCCTCCCTCGCGCCAGTGCTCGCGCGATGGGGACGGTGGTATCTGTTCGGCGCCCAGGCCGTGATCGTCTACGGCGTGGCACGCCTGAGTGCCGACGTCGACGTGACGCTGGCCCTCGAACCGGACGCGCCAGACCGCTTCGCTGTCGACATGCGGGCGGCGGGCTTCGCACTCGCCGTCGACGATCCCGACTTCGTCCGCCGCACACGCGTGATGCCGTTCGTCCACGTGGCAACGGGCATGCCTCTCGACGTCGTGTTGGCCGGCTCCGGACTCGAAGACGAGTTCCTGCAACGGGCCATACCGACCGACATCGGCGGCACGAACGTCCCGCTCATCGACGTCAGCGATCTGCTCATCGCCAAGGTGCTCGCGGGACGCACCAGGGATATCGACGATGCGAGAGCGTTGTGGCGCTTGCACAGCCCACGTATTGACGCCCAACGCATTCGTACGATGCTGCGTCTGCTCGAAGAAGCGTTGCGCCAGAGCGACCTGGTTTCCGCCTTCGAAGACATCTCCTCGTAACTGCCCATCGTGCGCGTCGACCACCTGCGCGACGTGCTCGCGCGTGCGGTCCTCACGGAGGGCGAACTCGCCTTCACCCGTTTCTCCGTGCCACTCCTGTCGCGCAACCGCGCCAGGGGTTGCCTCCATCTGACGAGAGCTCGCCTCAGCAGCGCGTCGGTTGCGCGGCTGGCGCCGGACGGGGCCGCCCCGCCCGTGCCGACGAGCCTCTCCCGTACAAGTGCGTGTGGCGAGGAGGAAGGGTGGGGCCGTCCGGCGACAGGACCTACGCAAGGGCCGCGCCCACCGACCCGACCGGTTGCCCGTTGCCGGTTGCCCGTTGCCGGACTAAGCTTCCGGCGCAGGCGCGCCTGGCGGCTCGCGGGAGGGATTCTTGGGCGGCATCCAACTGCACGCGGTCGACTACCTGATTCTGCTCGTCTACTTCGCCTTCGTGCTCGGCATCGGCTGGGTGCTGAAGCGCTACCAGAAGACGAGCGACGACTTCTTCCTCTCCGGTCGATCGATCCCGGCGTGGGTCGCGGGCCTCGCCTTCCTCTCGGCCAACCTCGGCGCGCAGGAGCTGATCGGCATGGCGGCGTCGGGCGCCAAGTACGGGATGGCGACGAGCCATTTCTACTGGGTGGGCGCCGTGCCCGCGATGGTGTTCGTGGGCATCTTCATGATGCCGTTCTATTACGGGTCGCGCGCGCGGTCGGTGCCCGAGTACCTCAAGCTCCGGTTCGACGAGAAGACGCGCGCGCTCAACGCACTCACCTTCGCCGCGATGACGCTGTTCTCGTCGGGCATCTCGATGTACGCGCTCGCGCGCCTGTTCGAGGCCATTCTCGGTTGGGACTTCAACGTCAGCATCCTCATCTCGGCGGGCATCGTGCTCGCCTACATCCTGCTCGGCGGCCTCACGTCGGCCATCTACAACGAGGTGGTGCAGTTCTTCCTGATCGTGCTGGGCTTCGCGCCGCTCGTGTTCCTCGGCCTGCGTGACATCGGCGGCTGGGACGGGCTCGTGGCGCGTCTCTCCACCGTGGCCACGAGCCGCGGGTTCGAACCCGGTGCCTGGACCGATTCATGGGCACATCTCGGCGCCGCGCAGAACAACCCGATGGGCGTCGAATGGTTCGGCATGATGATGGGCCTCGCCTTCGTCCTGTCGTTCGGCTACTGGTGTACGGACTTCCTCGTCGTGCAGCGCGCGATGGCGGCAGACTCGATGGATGCCGCGCGCAAGACACCACTCATCGCCGCGGTGCCGAAAATGCTGTTCCCGTTCCTCGTGATCGTGCCCGGCATGATCGCGATGGGCCTGACGGCCGACGCGATGAGTTCCGGCGGGTTCGCATTGCCGCCCAAGCCCGACGGCACGCTCGACTACGACATGGTGATCCCGATGATGCTCGGGCACTACTACCCGTCGGGTCTGCTCGGACTCGGACTCACGGCGCTGATGGCCTCGTTCATGTCGGGCATGGCCGGCAACGTGACGGCCTTCAACACCGTGTTCACCTACGACCTGTACCAGTCGTACGTGAAGCCGCACGCCTCCGACGCGCACTACCTGCACGTAGGCCGCGTCATCACCGTCGTCGGCATCGCGCTCAGCGTGGCGACGGCGTACCTGGCCGCGCAGTTCAACAACATCATGGACTTCCTGCAGCTCGTGTTCGCGTTCGTGAACGCGCCGCTGTTTGCCACGTTCCTGCTGGGGATGTTCTGGACGCGCGCGACGGGACACGGTGCGTTCATCGGCCTCATGAGCGGCACGATCGCGGCGGCGCTGCACCACGGACTCACGCTGCCTGTGGGCGCGGTGGCCGGGATCAAGGGCGGCTGGCTCGGCATGACGCACGCGTACGCCAGCGAGATGGCGCAGAACTTCTGGACGGCCATCTGGGCCTGGTCGGTCTGCTTCATCGTCACGATCGTCGTGTCGCTGGCGACAAGACGCACGAAGTCCGACGATGAGCTCACGGGGCTCGTGTACGCGCTCACGCCACGGCAACCGTCGGCACATCTGCCGTGGTGGCGGACACCCGAAGGCATGGGTATCGGCGTGCTGCTGCTCGTGGCCGCCCTCAACGTGGTGTTCTGGTAGGAGGCGCACATGGGACTCGACATCCGCTGGCCGATGGGGCTGCTGTTCCTGATCCTCGGCGCGATCCTCGTCGTGTACGGCCTCGTGGCCGACCCGGCCATCTACGCGCGATCGCTCGGACTCAACGTGAACGCGTGGTGGGGCATGGCGTTGGTGGCGTGCGGCGGGGCGATGGTCGCGCTCGCGCGGCGTGCGCGGAACCTTGCGGCCGGCAACCGGCAACCGGATTGATTGAACCGACGACAGCGATGTGAAGGCCGAAGGTCGATGGCCCAAGGCCCCGAGGCCCGCCCGATACCTGTATGTCAGCCCTCGTTCCCGAACCCGGCGACGTCAAGAGCTTCAAGAGCGAGGCCGCGCTCGAGACGTGGATGCGCCGCCATCACCAGCGCGCGCCCGAGCTCTGGCTCCGCGTCTACAAGAAGGACTCCGGCGTCACGACGGTCACCATCGCGCAGGCGCTCGACGTGGCGTTGTGCTGGGGCTGGATCGATGGCATCCGCCGGGCCTACGACGATCTGTCGTTCGTGCAGCGGTTCACGCCGCGGCGGCCGCGCAGCATGTGGAGTCAGGTCAACCAGGCGCACGTCGCGCGGTTGACGACGGCGGGCCGCATGACAGAGTTCGGGCAGGCGCAGGTCGACGCCGCGAAGGCCGACGGCCGATGGGATGCCGCCTACGCGCCCATCCGTGCCGCGTCATGGGAGAGCCTCCCGGCCGACCTCCGCGCCGCGATCGAGGCCAGCCCGCGTGCCAGGAAGGCGGTCGCGGACGTCAACCGCCAGCACCTGTTCGCCCTGGGATTTCGGGTGAACGCCATGAAAACCCCGGCCGGCCGAAGCCGAAAGATCGCCGCGCTCGTCAAGGATCTCGAGACTCGTCGCGCAGAGTGAGCGCGCGTGGCGGAGGTCGGGCCGGTTGCCGGCCCCCTATCTCAGCCGGCCTGAGGTACCCTGCATGGAGGGGTTTCAGGCCTGACGGCCGCCCCGGCGCATCCGCACACTACCCTGGGCAGGCCCCGGTCGTGGGCGAAGCACGACTGGCGACACGCGACCCGGCGCGGCGTCGTATTGGACTCAGGACAACCGGGGAGAACAGAACCTACACATGAACACGTCGGTGGAAGCACCGTCCAGGGCATCGCGCCTGGGCCAATGGATCATCGGTCTCATCCTGCTCGTGGGCGGCGGCACGGCCGTCTGGTACTACGGAGTCGGGCAACCGGCTCCGAACCAGGGCGGACCGGGCCGTTTCGGCGGGATGCGCGGCAACGAGACGCCGGCGGTCCGCGTGGTCGAGGCCGAGACACGCAGCATCGCCGTTTCCCTCAGGGCACTGGGAACGGTCACCCCCATCAACACCGTCGTGGTCCGTCCGCGGCTCGACGGCGAACTGGTGCGCGTGGCCTTCTCCGAAGGCCAGCGCGTCTCGGCGGGCCAGGTGCTGGCCGAGATCGACCCGCGGCCGTACCAGGTGGCGCTCGCGCAGGCCGAGGGCCAGCGCGCCGAGAACGAAGCTCGGATCACCAACGCCCGAACAGACCTGGCGAGCTTCCAGTCGCTCTACGAGCGGCAACTCATTCCCAGGCAGCAGCTCACGGCGCAGGAATCGCTCGTCAAGCAGATCGAAGGCACGATCCAGTCCAACGACGCGCAGATCAACAACGCCAGGCTGCAGCTCTCGTACACGAAGGTCGTCGCGCCCATCTCGGGCCGCCTCGGACTCCGGCAGGTGGACGTCGGCAACCTCGTTCGCAGCGGCGATGCCAACGGCATCGTCGTGATCACGCAGATGCAGCCGACCTCGGTGCTGTTCACGGTGCCGGAGACGGAACTCCCGGCCGTGCTCGAGGCGATGCGCGGCAAGGTCGCTCCACCCGTCGAGGCCTGGGATCGCGCCGAGACGACGCGACTGGCGACTGGCACGCTGCGCACCATCGACAACCAGATCGACACGACGACGGGCACGATTCGCCTGCGCGCGCTGTTCGACAACGCCGACGAGAAGCTCTACCCGAACCAGTTCGTCAACATCAACCTGAAGCTCGCCACCGTGCGCGCCGCCACGGTCGTCCCCGCAGCGACGATCCAGCGCGCGTCCTTCGGCACGTTCGTCTACGTCATCAAGCCCGATGGCAAGGCCACGATCCGCAAGGTCACGCTCGGCACGAGCGAAGGCGAACGCGTGGCGATCACCGAAGGCGTGGAGTCGGGCGAGCAGGTGGTGCTGGAAGGCGTCGACGCGCTGCAGGAAGGGACGACGGTGGAGATCGTCGGCACGGGTCCCGCGCCGCCGCCGTCCACCGAGATCCCCGTCGCGCAGCCGCGCCGCGGCCAGGGCGGACCCGGTGGAGCCCCCGGAGCGACGTCGGGTGCCGGTGCGGGCCAGCAGGCTCCCGCACAGCCCGCCACGCCGGCCGCGGGTCAGGGATCTGGTCAGGCGCCCGCCGGTGCCGCCTCCGGCCAGCCGAAGGCAGGCCGTCCATGAACATCTCGCGCCCGTTCATCCTGCGCCCGGTCGCCACGGCGCTGTTGATGGCGGCCCTGCTGTTGTCGGGCGCGCTGGCCTACCGGCTGCTGCCGGTCTCGGCACTGCCGCAGGTCGACTACCCGACGATTCGCGTCCTCACGTTCTACCCGGGCGCGAGTCCCGACGTGATGACGAGCGCCGTGACCGCCCCGCTCGAACGGCAGTTCGGGCAGATGCCCGGTCTCGAACAGATGTCGTCGACCAGTTCCGGCGGCGCGTCGGTCATCACGCTCCGGTTCTCGCTCGACAAGGCCATCGAAGTGGCCGAGCAGGAAGTGCAGGCGGCCATCAACGCCGCCAGCAACCTCCTGCCCAACGACCTGCCGCAGCCGCCGGTCTACAACAAGGTCAATCCGGCCGACACGCCGGTGCTCACGCTCGCCATCACGTCGCCGACGATGCCGTTGCCCGACGTGTATGACCTGGTGGACACGCGCGTGGCGCAGAAGCTGTCACAGTTGCCCGGCGTCGGTCTGGTGAGCCTGGCGGGTGGTCAGCGTCCGGCCGTGCGCATCCAGGCCAACCCGCAGGCCCTCGCGGCGCACAACCTGAATCTCCAGACCCTGCGCGCGGTGATCGCGGCCGCCAACGTCAACCAGCCGAAGGGCAACTTCGACGGCCCCGAGCGGTCGTACATGCTCGACGCCAACGACCAGCTCCGCTCGGCCGATGCGTATCGCAACCTGATCGTCGCCTACAGCGGCGGCGCGCCGCTCCGGCTGTCGGACGTGGCCGAGGTGGTCGACGGCGCGGAGAACACGCGTCTCGGTGCGTGGGCCGACGACCTGCCCGCCGTGCTCGTCAACGTCCAGCGCCAGCCCGGCGCCAACGTGATCGACGTCGTCGATCGCGTCAACGCGCTGCTGCCGGCCCTCACGGCCAGCCTGCCGTCGACGCTCACCGTATCGGTCCTCAGCGATCGCACCGACACCATCCGCGCATCGGTCTCCGACGTCCAGCACGAACTGGTGTTCGCCGTCGGCCTGGTCGTGCTCGTCACGTTCGTCTTCCTGCGCAACATCCCCGCCACGATCATCCCCAGCATCGTCGTGCCGCTCTCGCTCATCGGCACGTTCGGCGTGATGTACCTCGCGGGTTTCTCGATCAACAACCTCACGCTCATGGCGCTCACGATCGCCACGGGGTTCGTGGTCGACGACGCGATCGTGATGGTGGAGAACATCGCGCGCTACCTCGAAGAGGGCGCCTCGCCGATGGAGGCCGCGCTCGAAGGCGCACGACAGATCGGCTTCACGCTGGTCTCGCTCACGGTTTCGCTCATCGCGGTGCTGATCCCGCTGCTGTTCATGGCCGACGTGGTGGGCCGGCTGTTCCGGGAGTTCGCGATCACGCTGGCGGTGTCGATCATGATTTCGCTGGTCGTCTCGCTGACGCTCACGCCGATGATGTGCGCGCGCCTGCTGAAGGCCGAGCACGCCGAGAAGCACGGCCGCCTGTACCACATCACGGGCCGCTTCTTCGACGGCATGGTGGCCTGGTACGGCCGCATGCTGACGGTGTCGCTGCGCTACCAGACGCTGACGCTCTTTGTCGCGGTGGCCACGCTCGCGCTCACCGCCTGGCTCTACGTCATCGTGCCGAAGGGCTTCTTCCCCGTGCAGGACACGGGTGCCATCCAGGTGATCACCGAAGCGCCGCAGACGGTGTCGTTCGCGGCGATGGCGGAGCGGCAGCGCGCCGCGGCCCGTGCCATGCTCGAGGAAGACGACGTCAAGGGGCTGTCGTCGTTCATCGGCGTCGATGGCTCGAACGCCACGCTCAACAGCGGACGCATGCTGGTCACGCTGACGCCGCGCGCGGAACGGTCGCGCACGGCCACCGAGATCATCGCGTCGCTGCGCGAGCGCGTCTCGCGCGTGCCTGGCATCGCGGTGTACATGCAGCCAGTGCAGGACCTCACGATCGAGGATCGCGTGAGCCGTACGCAGTTCCAGTTCACGCTGGAAGATCCCGACATGACGCGCCTCAGCGAGTGGGTCCCCAGGCTGGTGACCAGGCTCCAGGAGTCGCCGCACCTGGCCGACGTGGCCAGCGACCTCCAGGATTCGGGGTTGCAGGCGTTCCTCGACATCGACCGCGACGCCGCGAGCCGCCTCGGCATCCGCGTCTCGGCCATCGACGATGCGCTCTACGACGCGTTCGGACAGCGCCTCATCTCGACGATCTACACGCAGGCCAACCAGTACCGCGTGGTGCTGGAAGTGGCGCCGCGCTTCCAGGTGGGTCCCGAAGCGCTGGGGCAGGTATTCGTCTCCACCGCCGACGGCCGGCAGATCCCGCTCTCCAACATCGCGTCGATCGAGCACCGCAACACGGCGCTCGTGATCAACCACTCCGGCCAGTTCCCCGCCGTGACGATGTCGTTCAACCTCGCGCACGGCGCGTCGCTCGGTGATGCCGTCGAAGCAATCGAATCGGCGCAGCGCGAGATTGGCATGCCGGCGAGCATCCAGACGAAGTTCCAGGGCGCCGCGGCGGCGTTCAGGGCATCGCTCTCCAGCACGCTGCTGCTCGTGCTGGCCGCGATCGTCACGATGTACCTGGTGCTCGGCGTGCTGTACGAGAGCTACATCCACCCGATCACGATTCTCTCGACACTCCCGTCGGCGGGCGTGGGCGCACTGCTCGCGCTGCTCTTCACGGGCACCGACCTCAGCCTGATCGCCATCATCGGCATCATCCTGCTGATCGGCATCGTGAAGAAGAACGCGATCATGATGATCGACTTCGCGCTCGACGCCGAGCGCAGCGAAGGCATGAACCCGCGCGACGCCATCTACAAGGCGGCACTGCTGCGCTTCAGGCCCATCCTCATGACGACGCTTGCGGCGCTCTTCGGCGCGCTGCCGCTCATGCTCTCGACGGGTTCGGGCGCCGAGATGCGCCAACCGCTCGGTCTCGTGATGGTGGGCGGCCTGCTCGTCAGCCAGGTACTCACCCTCTTCACCACGCCGGCCATCTACCTGTTCTTCGATCGCCTGGGCCACGCCTGGCGCGGCTCGAAGGCGCCGGCGCTCACTGCGGAGGACGTGACGGCATGAACCTCTCGGCGCCGTTCATCACGCGCCCGGTCGCCACCACGCTCCTGAGCATCTCGGTGGTGCTCATGGGCGCGATCGGCTACATGCTGCTGCCGGTGTCGCCTCTGCCGCAGTTGGACTTCCCGGCGATCACCGTGGGCGCGTCGCTGCCCGGCGCGAGCCCAGAGACGATGGCCTCATCGGTGGCGACGCCGCTCGAACGCGCGCTCGGGACGATCGCGGGCGTCAACGAGATCTCGTCGCAGAGTTCGCAGGGTTCGACGCGCATCTTCATCCAGTTCGACCTCGGCAAGAACATCGACGCCGCCGCGCGCGAAGTGCAGGCCGCGATCAACGCGTCGCGCTCGCTGCTGCCCAGTGCCCTGCCGGGCATGCCGTCCTACCGCAAGATCAACCCGTCGCAGGCGCCGATCATGCTGCTGGCGCTCACGTCGGACACCGCGACGACGAGTCAGCTGTACGACCTCGCGTCGACGGTGCTCGCACAGAAGGTGGCGCAGGTCACCGGCGTCGGCGACGTGACGGTGGGCGGCGGGTCGCTGCCCGCCGTGCGCGTCGAACTCCAGCCGCGCGCGCTCACGCAGTACGGCATCTCGCTCGACGAGGTGCGACAGGCAATCAGCAACGCCAACCTCCGCCGCCCGAAGGGCATGGTCGAGGACAGCGATCGGCACTGGCAGATCCAGGCCAGCGACCAGTTGACGACGGCCGACGCGTACCAGCCGCTGGTGATCGCCTACAGGAACGACGCGCCGGTCAGGCTGTCCGATGTCGCGCGCGTGTACGACGGCGTCGAGGATCGCTACAACGCCGGCTACTTCAACGACAAGCCGGCCGTCCTGCTCGTGGTGAGCCGGCAGGCGCAGGCCAACATCATCGACACGGTCGATGGCGTGACGGCACAGCTGCCCGCGCTGCGCGCGTTCCTGCCCGCCGGCGTGTCGCTCGACATCGCGAGCGACAGGTCGCCCACCATCCGCGCCACGCTCCGCGAGGCGCAGCACACGCTGCTCATCGCGGTGGGCCTGGTCATCCTCGTCGTGTTGCTGTTTCTCGCGAAGTTCCGCGCGGCGATGATTCCCGTGATGGCCGTCCCGGTGGCCCTCATCGGCAGCTGCGCGGTCATGTACCTGTGGGGCTTCTCGCTCAACAACCTCTCTCTCATGGCGCTCATCGTCGCGACGGGACTGGTGGTGG is part of the Acidobacteriota bacterium genome and harbors:
- a CDS encoding MdtB/MuxB family multidrug efflux RND transporter permease subunit, with translation MNISRPFILRPVATALLMAALLLSGALAYRLLPVSALPQVDYPTIRVLTFYPGASPDVMTSAVTAPLERQFGQMPGLEQMSSTSSGGASVITLRFSLDKAIEVAEQEVQAAINAASNLLPNDLPQPPVYNKVNPADTPVLTLAITSPTMPLPDVYDLVDTRVAQKLSQLPGVGLVSLAGGQRPAVRIQANPQALAAHNLNLQTLRAVIAAANVNQPKGNFDGPERSYMLDANDQLRSADAYRNLIVAYSGGAPLRLSDVAEVVDGAENTRLGAWADDLPAVLVNVQRQPGANVIDVVDRVNALLPALTASLPSTLTVSVLSDRTDTIRASVSDVQHELVFAVGLVVLVTFVFLRNIPATIIPSIVVPLSLIGTFGVMYLAGFSINNLTLMALTIATGFVVDDAIVMVENIARYLEEGASPMEAALEGARQIGFTLVSLTVSLIAVLIPLLFMADVVGRLFREFAITLAVSIMISLVVSLTLTPMMCARLLKAEHAEKHGRLYHITGRFFDGMVAWYGRMLTVSLRYQTLTLFVAVATLALTAWLYVIVPKGFFPVQDTGAIQVITEAPQTVSFAAMAERQRAAARAMLEEDDVKGLSSFIGVDGSNATLNSGRMLVTLTPRAERSRTATEIIASLRERVSRVPGIAVYMQPVQDLTIEDRVSRTQFQFTLEDPDMTRLSEWVPRLVTRLQESPHLADVASDLQDSGLQAFLDIDRDAASRLGIRVSAIDDALYDAFGQRLISTIYTQANQYRVVLEVAPRFQVGPEALGQVFVSTADGRQIPLSNIASIEHRNTALVINHSGQFPAVTMSFNLAHGASLGDAVEAIESAQREIGMPASIQTKFQGAAAAFRASLSSTLLLVLAAIVTMYLVLGVLYESYIHPITILSTLPSAGVGALLALLFTGTDLSLIAIIGIILLIGIVKKNAIMMIDFALDAERSEGMNPRDAIYKAALLRFRPILMTTLAALFGALPLMLSTGSGAEMRQPLGLVMVGGLLVSQVLTLFTTPAIYLFFDRLGHAWRGSKAPALTAEDVTA